A genome region from Chloroflexia bacterium SDU3-3 includes the following:
- a CDS encoding VOC family protein, which translates to MNPHMRIARPVTSLERTAALYSKGLGLIEIGRFGDHDGFDGIMLGQLGSDYHFEFTYCNSHPVAPAATAEDLVVFYVPDPAAWEQRCAAMLSAGFTVVESFNPYWDARGRTFADTDGYRVVIQRAAWSNDPGPA; encoded by the coding sequence ATGAACCCACATATGCGCATCGCCCGCCCGGTCACCTCGCTTGAGCGCACCGCCGCCCTCTACAGCAAGGGGCTGGGCCTGATCGAGATCGGGCGCTTCGGCGACCACGACGGCTTCGACGGCATCATGCTCGGCCAGCTGGGGTCGGACTACCACTTCGAGTTCACCTACTGCAACAGCCACCCGGTCGCGCCCGCCGCCACCGCCGAGGATCTGGTGGTGTTCTACGTGCCCGACCCCGCCGCCTGGGAGCAGCGGTGCGCCGCCATGCTGTCCGCTGGCTTCACCGTGGTCGAGTCGTTCAACCCCTACTGGGATGCGCGCGGCCGCACGTTCGCCGACACCGACGGCTACCGCGTCGTCATCCAGCGGGCGGCGTGGAGCAACGACCCCGGCCCGGCCTAG
- a CDS encoding antibiotic biosynthesis monooxygenase yields the protein MYGLIGKMIAQEGQRDALIALLTASSAAMPGCLSYIIARDAADANAIWITEAWESEEHHAASLGLPQVQQAIAQARPLIAGFGERVVTVPVGGHGLVG from the coding sequence ATGTACGGACTGATTGGGAAGATGATCGCGCAGGAGGGGCAGCGCGATGCGCTGATCGCGCTGCTGACCGCGAGCAGCGCCGCCATGCCGGGCTGCCTGAGCTACATCATCGCGCGCGATGCCGCCGATGCCAACGCCATCTGGATCACCGAGGCCTGGGAGAGCGAGGAGCACCACGCCGCGTCGCTGGGGCTGCCGCAGGTGCAGCAGGCCATCGCCCAGGCCCGCCCGCTGATCGCGGGCTTCGGCGAGCGCGTGGTGACGGTGCCGGTTGGCGGGCATGGGCTGGTGGGCTGA
- a CDS encoding YcxB family protein — translation MEITYRIQTTDIFDFKMYCYRQFPNLRKQLFGIRIVLPMILLSILALYVVESGIPAFQLLWISVLIVTLYIITFPLLYRIALWISISITLWPSKNAKATLHFEERGVSIIMPERTTTFDWEIIRRIVQTKTCYFLFYAPTNAIVIPKHAFASPAEMDHVLAFIDECRIKIAEAPDV, via the coding sequence ATGGAGATAACCTACCGCATTCAAACCACCGACATTTTCGACTTCAAGATGTATTGCTATCGTCAGTTTCCAAATCTTCGAAAACAGCTCTTTGGCATCCGTATTGTCCTACCCATGATTCTACTTTCCATCCTAGCTCTCTATGTAGTAGAAAGTGGTATACCTGCTTTCCAGCTCCTCTGGATCAGTGTGCTAATCGTAACACTCTACATCATCACATTTCCATTGCTCTACCGTATCGCTCTTTGGATCAGCATAAGCATCACTCTATGGCCTTCCAAAAATGCTAAAGCTACCCTGCATTTCGAGGAGAGAGGGGTCAGCATTATTATGCCTGAGAGAACTACCACCTTTGACTGGGAAATCATCCGACGTATCGTGCAAACAAAAACCTGCTACTTTCTCTTCTATGCACCAACCAACGCTATTGTGATACCCAAACATGCATTTGCCAGCCCAGCTGAAATGGATCATGTGCTCGCATTCATCGACGAGTGCCGCATCAAAATCGCTGAGGCACCAGATGTCTGA
- a CDS encoding HAD hydrolase-like protein — protein sequence MIQPDALIFDLDGTLSDPAVGIARSVNYALAAHGFPAFDEATVSRYIGPPLDHMFRALTGEHAPETIASLVAKYRERYGQVGFAENTLYLGIPEALAALTRRGATLGLCTSKRVDFAEQILALFGLRDYFQFVSGGVIGVPKGQQLRALLAEGVVGPASTMIGDRDVDILAARANGLRSVGVLWGHGSREELEQAGADLILGSVEELVGLMDAKEKGAYL from the coding sequence ATGATCCAGCCCGACGCCCTGATCTTCGACCTCGACGGCACCCTGAGCGACCCGGCGGTGGGCATCGCCCGCTCGGTCAACTACGCGCTCGCCGCCCACGGCTTCCCGGCCTTCGACGAGGCCACGGTCTCGCGCTACATCGGGCCGCCGCTCGACCACATGTTCCGTGCGCTCACCGGCGAGCACGCGCCGGAGACCATCGCGTCGCTGGTGGCCAAGTACCGCGAGCGCTACGGCCAGGTCGGCTTCGCCGAGAACACGCTGTACCTCGGCATCCCCGAGGCGCTGGCCGCGCTGACGCGGCGCGGCGCGACGCTGGGCCTGTGCACATCCAAGCGCGTCGACTTCGCCGAGCAGATCCTGGCGCTGTTCGGGCTACGCGACTACTTCCAGTTCGTCAGCGGCGGCGTGATCGGCGTGCCGAAGGGCCAGCAGCTGCGCGCGCTGCTAGCCGAGGGCGTCGTCGGCCCAGCATCCACCATGATCGGCGACCGCGACGTCGACATCCTGGCCGCCAGGGCCAACGGCCTACGATCGGTGGGCGTGCTGTGGGGCCACGGCAGCCGCGAGGAGCTGGAGCAGGCGGGGGCGGATCTCATCCTGGGTTCGGTCGAGGAGCTTGTGGGGCTGATGGATGCCAAAGAAAAAGGTGCGTACCTATGA
- a CDS encoding STAS/SEC14 domain-containing protein, with protein MIPTPTDRPIYDGEIATYWLTDDGILVSRSKSIRRTVANIAANVALVKQITNGTPAPLLIYLSRSPVPDRETRRFSTEQLPQIYTAMAMISETALASLIMNILFRVQPSPIPIAHFTDEAKAIAWLKQFC; from the coding sequence ATGATCCCAACGCCGACCGATAGGCCTATCTACGACGGCGAGATCGCCACCTACTGGCTCACGGACGATGGCATCCTAGTCTCCCGCTCCAAAAGCATCCGGCGGACGGTGGCAAACATCGCCGCCAATGTGGCGCTGGTCAAGCAGATCACGAATGGCACGCCCGCCCCGCTGCTGATCTACCTAAGCAGATCGCCGGTGCCCGACAGAGAGACGCGCCGATTTTCCACCGAGCAGCTCCCGCAGATCTACACCGCCATGGCGATGATCTCCGAGACCGCGCTCGCCAGCCTGATCATGAACATCCTGTTCCGCGTGCAGCCGTCGCCCATCCCGATAGCGCACTTCACCGACGAGGCCAAAGCTATCGCGTGGCTCAAGCAGTTTTGCTAG
- a CDS encoding nitroreductase family deazaflavin-dependent oxidoreductase produces the protein MSESQNWNAKVIAEFRANGGQVQAAYDNPPPMLLLHTVGAKSGKLHIVPMRTLEHGGAMYVFASAHGRDRHPDWYYNLIAHPEIVIEKGTQTIAVRATEVLGEERDAIFALQAARFPLFAEYAQKLSRVIPVIRLDHQPEGAR, from the coding sequence ATGTCGGAATCACAGAACTGGAACGCCAAGGTCATCGCTGAGTTTCGCGCGAACGGCGGGCAGGTGCAGGCCGCATATGATAACCCGCCCCCGATGCTGCTGCTGCACACGGTCGGCGCGAAGAGCGGGAAGCTGCATATTGTCCCGATGCGCACGCTGGAGCACGGCGGGGCGATGTATGTGTTCGCCTCGGCCCACGGTCGGGACCGTCACCCCGACTGGTACTACAACCTGATCGCACACCCCGAGATCGTGATCGAGAAGGGCACCCAGACCATCGCGGTGCGCGCGACCGAGGTGCTCGGCGAGGAGCGGGATGCGATCTTTGCGCTTCAGGCGGCGCGATTTCCACTTTTTGCAGAATATGCCCAGAAGCTCAGCCGAGTGATCCCGGTCATCCGCCTCGACCACCAGCCCGAAGGCGCGCGGTAG
- a CDS encoding NAD(P)H-dependent oxidoreductase, protein MAAPKIAIIISSTREARFGEKPAQWIKAIADQRSDIETEIVDLRDYPMPFFDEVASNAWAPSTNEVAQRWQQKIASFDGYIFVVAEYNHSITAALKNALDYAYPEWVRKPAGYVGYGSVGAARAIEQLRLINVELQMVPTRAAVHIQGSDFFAVWREGKPIEELTYLKQSADGLLDDVSWWASALKTARAQA, encoded by the coding sequence ATGGCAGCCCCCAAGATCGCAATTATCATCAGCAGCACGCGCGAGGCCCGCTTTGGCGAGAAGCCCGCCCAGTGGATCAAGGCCATCGCCGACCAGCGCAGCGATATCGAGACCGAGATCGTCGACCTGCGCGACTACCCCATGCCCTTCTTCGACGAGGTCGCCTCCAACGCCTGGGCGCCCTCCACCAACGAGGTCGCGCAGCGCTGGCAGCAGAAGATCGCCAGCTTCGACGGCTACATCTTTGTGGTGGCCGAGTACAACCACAGCATCACCGCCGCGCTCAAGAACGCGCTGGACTACGCCTACCCCGAGTGGGTGCGCAAGCCCGCAGGCTATGTGGGCTACGGCAGCGTCGGTGCGGCCCGCGCCATCGAGCAGCTGCGCCTGATCAACGTGGAGCTGCAGATGGTGCCCACGCGGGCGGCGGTCCACATCCAGGGCAGCGATTTCTTCGCGGTGTGGCGCGAGGGCAAGCCGATCGAGGAGCTGACCTACCTGAAGCAGAGCGCCGACGGCCTGCTGGACGACGTGTCGTGGTGGGCCAGCGCGCTGAAGACCGCGCGCGCCCAGGCCTAG
- a CDS encoding multidrug effflux MFS transporter produces MSIPDVPAYAGEREHTEGPRGRRVGLWHVLALGSLTAVGPISTDMYVPALPDLARDLQSSMAMAQATLTVGIVGLALGQLVVGPLSDARGRRMPLIVGGAIFAVVSLLCAVVPSIELLLAMRLLQGLAGAAGMVVALAMARDLYAGAALARCIGMLMAVNSLAPIVAPVLGGQLLRVVSWRGVFVAIGAAGLLLLALACTLGETMPPERRQRGGYRAIGRTLRMLAADRRFVACVLVSSFAFAAGIIIISASPFVLQSVYGLSAQQFSVALGVNALGLAAMAQTSGRLAGRVPPQRLLLWGALGIFAGACWLLVSVLSGIGLLGVLSALFVITGSLGLVAPNALALALADVDPETAGLASAVLGMLQLSVGALAAPLVGLASGASPLPMALAIALCGAATLVVALRAAAGARSPGAV; encoded by the coding sequence ATGTCGATACCAGATGTGCCAGCATATGCGGGCGAGCGAGAGCATACGGAAGGGCCGCGCGGTCGGCGGGTGGGGCTGTGGCATGTGCTGGCGCTAGGCAGCCTCACTGCGGTGGGGCCAATCTCCACCGACATGTACGTGCCCGCGCTGCCGGATCTGGCGCGGGATCTGCAGTCGAGCATGGCGATGGCGCAGGCCACGCTCACCGTGGGGATCGTCGGGCTGGCGCTTGGGCAGCTGGTGGTGGGGCCGCTGAGCGACGCGCGGGGCCGCCGCATGCCGCTGATCGTCGGGGGCGCGATCTTCGCCGTGGTGTCGCTGCTGTGCGCCGTGGTGCCCTCGATCGAGCTGCTGCTGGCCATGCGGCTGCTGCAGGGGCTGGCGGGCGCGGCGGGCATGGTGGTGGCGCTGGCGATGGCCCGCGACCTCTACGCTGGCGCGGCCCTGGCGCGCTGCATCGGCATGCTGATGGCGGTCAACTCGCTCGCGCCGATCGTCGCGCCGGTGCTGGGCGGCCAGCTGCTGCGGGTGGTCTCGTGGCGCGGCGTGTTTGTGGCCATTGGTGCGGCGGGCCTGCTGCTGCTGGCGCTGGCCTGCACCCTGGGCGAGACCATGCCGCCCGAGCGGCGGCAGCGCGGCGGGTACCGCGCGATCGGGCGCACGCTGCGCATGCTGGCGGCGGATCGGCGGTTTGTGGCCTGCGTGCTGGTATCGAGCTTCGCCTTCGCGGCGGGCATCATCATTATCTCCGCCTCGCCCTTTGTGCTGCAGAGCGTCTACGGCCTCTCGGCGCAGCAGTTCAGCGTGGCGCTGGGCGTGAACGCGCTCGGCCTCGCGGCCATGGCGCAGACCAGCGGTCGGCTGGCGGGGCGGGTGCCGCCGCAGCGGCTGCTGCTGTGGGGGGCACTGGGCATCTTCGCCGGGGCGTGCTGGCTGCTGGTCAGCGTGCTGAGCGGCATCGGCCTGCTCGGCGTGCTCTCGGCGCTCTTCGTGATCACTGGCAGCCTTGGCCTGGTGGCCCCCAACGCGCTGGCGCTGGCGCTGGCCGATGTCGACCCGGAGACCGCCGGGCTAGCCAGCGCGGTGCTGGGCATGCTCCAGCTGTCGGTAGGCGCGCTGGCGGCCCCGCTGGTGGGCCTGGCCAGCGGAGCCAGCCCGCTGCCGATGGCGCTGGCCATCGCGCTGTGCGGGGCCGCGACGCTGGTGGTGGCGCTGCGGGCTGCGGCTGGGGCTCGCTCGCCCGGCGCGGTCTGA
- a CDS encoding LysR family transcriptional regulator, with protein sequence MITNHLSHQLMRSTHMNFSQLQGLAALADTGSFTEAAERVHLTQSAVSHGLAALESELGVTLVERSRKGVAALTAAGERIMPHVRAMLAHAEAVEQEARAAQGRVAGRLRLASIQAFIPPRVLGSLLATFQQRYPEIEVVLFEGALQDVGEWIQQSVVDLGLVLLPARGTISTQIATDELIVLVPADHALRSRAAVRHEELLDEGFILEKTNCALHVLAQAGFSFGGQRPNIRYQANDSATIFAMVREGLGITIAPRHMLPSKLDGLALLRLDPPQPLLIGLAARAKTPVSPAASRFTEVAADWASQQSAADWFSEA encoded by the coding sequence ATGATCACAAATCATCTTTCTCATCAGCTTATGAGGAGCACGCATATGAACTTCTCGCAGCTCCAGGGCCTGGCCGCGCTGGCCGACACCGGCAGCTTCACCGAGGCCGCCGAGCGCGTGCACCTCACACAGTCGGCGGTGAGCCATGGGCTGGCCGCGCTTGAAAGCGAGCTAGGCGTGACGCTAGTGGAACGTAGCCGCAAGGGGGTGGCCGCGCTCACCGCCGCAGGCGAGCGGATCATGCCGCACGTGCGGGCGATGCTGGCCCACGCCGAGGCGGTGGAGCAGGAGGCCAGGGCCGCGCAGGGCCGCGTGGCAGGCAGGCTGCGGCTGGCTAGCATCCAGGCCTTCATCCCGCCGCGCGTGCTGGGCAGCCTGCTGGCCACGTTCCAGCAGCGCTACCCCGAGATCGAGGTGGTGCTCTTCGAGGGCGCGCTGCAGGATGTGGGCGAGTGGATCCAGCAGAGCGTGGTCGACCTCGGGCTGGTGCTGCTGCCAGCGCGCGGCACCATCAGCACCCAGATCGCCACCGACGAGCTGATCGTGCTGGTGCCCGCCGACCACGCCCTGCGCAGCCGCGCCGCCGTCAGGCACGAGGAGCTGCTCGACGAGGGGTTCATCCTAGAGAAGACCAACTGTGCGCTGCACGTGCTGGCCCAGGCCGGGTTCTCGTTTGGCGGCCAGCGGCCCAACATCCGCTATCAGGCCAATGACAGCGCCACCATCTTCGCCATGGTGCGCGAGGGCCTGGGCATCACCATCGCGCCGCGCCACATGCTGCCCAGCAAGCTGGATGGGCTGGCCCTGCTGCGGCTCGACCCGCCCCAGCCGCTGCTGATCGGCCTGGCCGCCCGCGCCAAAACGCCGGTCTCGCCAGCGGCCAGCCGCTTCACCGAGGTGGCGGCAGACTGGGCCAGCCAGCAGAGCGCGGCGGACTGGTTCAGCGAGGCCTAG
- a CDS encoding PLP-dependent aminotransferase family protein yields the protein MRIPIDHDSEQPLYQQIEGYLRQGIGAGSIAAGTQLPATRLLAQGLGVSRITVESAYAALEADGLIERRMGSGTYVLAPAAAPRHPARAEWPLWQAAFAELPPAAAAAPRAHPSPIRFMGFGDPRRFPAEPFARVLRDVLREDGSAALVLEDPQGYAPLRATVAQVLSSQGIQAQPEQVLITTGSQQALALAVQLLLRPGDTVLVEQPSYDGALDLFRAHRIAMVGCPIDEHGMRTELLEPLLQQHHPRMIYSIPNFQNPSGACLSLARRRELIALADRYNIPILEDDFVGDLRYEGRTLPALKALDPGGRVIYAGTFSKLLMPGLRVGFLVAEGPVFGALARLKRVGDLATSGLIQRALDRYVTVGSYHAHIRRSCQVYRRRRDALLQAVGRALPGARASVPHGGLFVWVQLPQDVTASALLPLAVEHGVEFAAGPRFFPSPADGEPFMRLNFATQGLEEIDEGMRRLGAAAAQLRGGARPR from the coding sequence ATGCGCATACCAATCGACCACGACAGCGAGCAGCCGCTGTACCAGCAGATCGAGGGCTACCTGCGGCAGGGCATCGGCGCGGGCAGCATCGCGGCGGGCACACAGCTGCCCGCCACGCGGCTGCTGGCCCAGGGGCTGGGCGTCAGCCGGATCACGGTGGAGAGCGCCTACGCCGCGCTGGAGGCCGACGGCCTGATCGAGCGGCGGATGGGCAGTGGCACCTATGTGCTGGCCCCCGCCGCCGCGCCGCGCCACCCCGCCCGCGCCGAATGGCCGCTCTGGCAGGCCGCATTTGCGGAGCTGCCTCCGGCCGCTGCCGCCGCGCCGCGCGCCCACCCCAGCCCCATCCGCTTCATGGGCTTTGGCGACCCGCGCCGCTTCCCCGCCGAGCCGTTCGCCCGCGTGCTGCGCGATGTGCTGCGCGAGGATGGCAGCGCCGCGCTGGTGCTGGAAGACCCGCAGGGCTACGCCCCGCTGCGCGCCACCGTGGCCCAGGTGCTCTCCAGCCAGGGCATCCAGGCCCAGCCCGAGCAGGTGCTGATCACCACGGGGTCGCAGCAGGCGCTGGCGCTGGCGGTGCAGCTGCTGCTGCGGCCCGGCGACACCGTGCTGGTGGAGCAGCCCAGCTATGATGGCGCGCTCGACCTGTTCCGCGCGCACCGCATCGCCATGGTGGGCTGCCCGATCGATGAGCACGGCATGCGCACCGAGCTGCTGGAGCCGCTGCTGCAGCAGCATCACCCGCGGATGATCTACAGCATCCCCAACTTCCAGAACCCCTCGGGGGCGTGCCTGAGCCTGGCGCGCCGCCGCGAGCTGATCGCGCTGGCCGACCGCTACAACATCCCGATCCTAGAGGACGACTTCGTGGGCGACCTGCGCTATGAGGGCCGCACGCTGCCCGCGCTCAAGGCGCTGGACCCCGGCGGGCGCGTGATCTACGCGGGCACCTTCTCGAAGCTGCTGATGCCGGGGCTGCGGGTGGGCTTTCTGGTGGCCGAGGGGCCGGTGTTTGGTGCGCTGGCCCGGCTTAAGCGCGTGGGCGATCTGGCCACCTCGGGGCTGATCCAGCGGGCGCTGGACCGCTATGTGACGGTGGGCAGCTACCACGCCCACATCCGCCGCTCGTGCCAGGTCTACCGGCGCAGGCGCGACGCGCTGCTGCAGGCCGTGGGCCGGGCGCTGCCGGGCGCTCGGGCGAGCGTGCCGCACGGCGGGCTATTTGTCTGGGTTCAGCTGCCGCAAGATGTGACTGCCAGCGCGCTGCTGCCGCTGGCAGTCGAGCATGGGGTGGAGTTCGCAGCGGGGCCGCGCTTCTTCCCCAGCCCCGCCGACGGCGAGCCGTTCATGCGCCTGAACTTCGCCACGCAGGGGCTGGAGGAGATCGACGAGGGCATGCGGCGGCTGGGCGCGGCGGCGGCGCAGCTGCGCGGTGGCGCTAGGCCTCGCTGA
- a CDS encoding aldo/keto reductase encodes MRQRAFGNTGIQVSEIGLGAWQLANPDWRLHSADDALRVVAASLEAGCTFFDTAPGYGGGRSEELLGRALRPVRGDVVICTKFSHHGADGSTDFDAQHIRPVLEGSLRRLQTDYVDILLLHNPPAPLMNGERHPQIYEELERLRAEGRIREYGISLDWSAELETMARTTKGRAAEVLFNAFSQDTRAAFPEAQARGIGLIVKVPLDSGWLSGRYRGAHRFDDVRARWSPEVLARRTALVERLAALVPPGTRLGHAALQYCLARPEVATVIPGAKTAEQALDNIAAASGRLPAEVVQAIDALWEQEIRDSPLPW; translated from the coding sequence ATGCGACAGCGAGCTTTTGGCAATACCGGCATCCAGGTGAGCGAGATCGGGCTGGGCGCGTGGCAGCTGGCCAACCCCGACTGGCGGCTGCACAGCGCCGACGATGCGCTGCGGGTGGTGGCGGCCTCGCTTGAGGCGGGCTGCACCTTCTTCGACACCGCGCCGGGCTACGGCGGCGGGCGCAGCGAGGAGCTGCTGGGGCGCGCGCTGCGCCCGGTGCGCGGCGATGTGGTGATCTGCACCAAGTTCAGCCACCACGGCGCGGATGGCTCCACCGACTTCGATGCCCAGCACATCCGCCCTGTGCTCGAAGGCAGCCTGCGCCGCCTCCAGACCGACTACGTGGACATCCTGCTGCTGCACAACCCGCCCGCGCCGCTGATGAACGGCGAGCGACACCCGCAGATCTACGAGGAGCTGGAGCGCCTGCGGGCCGAGGGCCGCATCCGCGAGTACGGCATCTCGCTGGACTGGAGCGCCGAGCTGGAGACCATGGCCCGCACCACCAAGGGCCGCGCCGCCGAGGTGCTGTTCAACGCCTTCAGCCAGGACACCAGGGCGGCCTTCCCCGAGGCCCAGGCGCGCGGCATCGGCCTGATCGTCAAGGTGCCGCTCGACTCGGGCTGGCTCTCGGGGCGCTACCGTGGCGCGCACCGCTTCGACGACGTGCGCGCCCGCTGGTCGCCCGAGGTGCTGGCGCGGCGCACGGCGTTGGTGGAGCGGCTGGCCGCCCTGGTGCCGCCGGGCACCCGGCTGGGGCACGCCGCGCTGCAGTACTGCCTGGCCCGCCCCGAGGTCGCGACCGTCATCCCCGGCGCGAAGACCGCCGAGCAGGCTCTAGACAACATCGCGGCGGCCAGCGGGCGGCTTCCCGCCGAGGTGGTGCAGGCCATCGACGCGCTGTGGGAGCAGGAGATCAGAGACAGCCCGCTGCCCTGGTAG
- a CDS encoding aldo/keto reductase, translating into MIKRTLGRSGIEVSALGLGCWAIGGPFTLDGKADGWGQIDDAESLNAIHQAIELGVSFFDTADAYGTGHSERVLGQALRGRREHVVVATKFGFVYDEQRKEVGGTDTSPAYIRRACEASLRRLQTDYIDLYQLHVGDVPPEQSGPIWQTLDQLREEGKIRAYGLSTWDAAQVRAFAAQSSGAAVQHPANLLLDASEVFAACAEHGLASINNSPLAMGLLSGKFSAGTRLPSDDVRGSGHSWVAYFADGRPRPELLARLAAVREILTADGRTLVQGALAWLWARSPLAIPIPGFKNMAQAAENAAALHAAPLTAQQMREIDDLLTIERHV; encoded by the coding sequence ATGATCAAACGAACACTGGGGCGCAGCGGCATCGAGGTGAGCGCGCTTGGGCTGGGCTGCTGGGCCATCGGTGGGCCGTTCACGCTGGATGGCAAGGCCGACGGCTGGGGCCAGATCGACGACGCCGAGTCGCTCAACGCCATCCACCAGGCCATCGAGCTGGGCGTCAGCTTCTTCGACACGGCGGATGCCTATGGCACCGGCCACAGCGAGCGCGTGCTGGGCCAGGCCCTGCGCGGCAGGCGCGAGCATGTGGTCGTCGCAACCAAGTTCGGCTTCGTCTACGACGAGCAGCGCAAAGAGGTGGGCGGCACCGACACCTCGCCCGCCTACATCCGCCGCGCCTGCGAGGCCTCGCTGCGCCGCCTGCAGACCGACTACATCGACCTCTACCAGCTGCACGTCGGCGATGTGCCGCCCGAGCAGTCTGGCCCGATCTGGCAGACCCTCGACCAGCTGCGCGAAGAGGGGAAGATCCGCGCCTACGGCCTGAGCACCTGGGATGCCGCGCAGGTGCGCGCCTTCGCCGCCCAGTCGAGCGGTGCGGCGGTGCAGCACCCGGCCAACCTGCTGCTGGATGCGTCCGAGGTCTTCGCGGCCTGCGCCGAGCATGGCCTAGCCAGCATCAACAACAGCCCGCTGGCCATGGGCCTGCTCAGCGGCAAGTTCAGCGCGGGCACGCGGCTGCCCAGCGATGATGTGCGCGGCAGCGGGCACAGCTGGGTGGCCTACTTCGCGGATGGCAGGCCCCGCCCCGAGCTGCTGGCGCGGCTGGCGGCGGTGCGCGAGATCCTCACAGCGGATGGGCGCACGCTCGTGCAGGGCGCGCTGGCCTGGCTCTGGGCGCGCAGCCCGCTGGCCATCCCCATCCCAGGCTTCAAGAACATGGCCCAGGCCGCCGAGAACGCCGCCGCGCTCCACGCAGCCCCGCTCACCGCCCAGCAGATGCGCGAGATCGACGACCTGCTAACAATCGAGCGCCACGTGTAG